One Stegostoma tigrinum isolate sSteTig4 chromosome 22, sSteTig4.hap1, whole genome shotgun sequence DNA segment encodes these proteins:
- the LOC125463825 gene encoding serine/threonine-protein kinase SBK1-like, translated as MNSSLMTRGASDVLEELQLLTAQNLERLEVNKYYEVIRELGKGTYGKVDLVIHKVRGTKMALKFLRKKTTKLKSFLREYSISLYLSASPFIIDMFGIAFETEEYYVFAQEYATAGDLFDIIPPQVGLPEQIAKRCVHQVALALDYLHSRKLVHRDIKPENILIFDKECRKVKLSDFGMTRRAGTPVKRVSGTIPYTAPELCDASKHEGFSVDYSIDVWAFGVLLFCMLTGNFPWEKALLSDSFYDEFVRWQKRRGASVPSQWRRFTDDALRMFRKLLPVESERRCSVKEIFRYLSYRWMLDTDCSNNIADVSSSSEEDLVARMKQQSLSPVCTVAKSSISMETPSSRFSSMTTSSSLSSNSSYERATRESSNTRILVATPIEICV; from the exons ATGAATTCTTCGCTGATGACCCGAGGAGCCAGCGATGTTCTGGAGGAACTTCAGCTGCTCACAGCTCAGAACCTGGAGAGGTTGGAGGTGAATAAGTACTACGAGGTGATTCGAGAGCTGGGGAAAGGCACCTATGGCAAGGTTGACCTGGTTATCCATAAGGTCAGAG GTACCAAAATGGCTTTGAAATTCCTGAGAAAGAAGACCACCAAACTGAAAAGCTTCCTCAGAGAGTACAGCATCTCCCTGTATCTTTCAGCCTCACCCTTCATCATCGACATGTTTGGGATAGCTTTTGAAACCGAAGAATATTATGTGTTCGCCCAGGAATACGCGACTGCAGGAGACCTGTTCGATATCATTCCCCCACAG GTGGGCCTTCCTGAACAGATTGCCAAGCGCTGCGTGCACCAAGTTGCCTTAGCACTGGACTATCTGCACAGCAGGAAGCTGGTACACCGCGATATCAAACCAGAGAACATCCTCATCTTTGATAAGGAGTGCCGCAAAGTTAAACTGTCTGATTTTGGGATGACTCGTCGGGCTGGCACTCCTGTCAAACGGGTGAGTGGCACCATCCCTTACACTGCCCCAGAGCTCTGCGATGCCTCCAAACACGAGGGCTTCTCAGTGGATTACAGCATTGATGTCTGGGCTTTTGGGGTCCTACTCTTCTGCATGCTCACAGGAAACTTCCCCTGGGAGAAAGCCCTCCTGTCAGACTCTTTCTACGATGAGTTTGTGAGATGGCAGAAGCGTCGAGGTGCCAGTGTGCCATCCCAGTGGAGGCGATTCACTGATGATGCTCTCCGCATGTTCCGGAAATTGCTACCCGTTGAATCCGAGAGGAGGTGCTCTGTCAAGGAGATCTTCAGATACCTGAGCTATCGGTGGATGCTGGACACAGATTGCAGCAATAACATTGCTGATGTGAGCTCTTCCTCTGAAGAAGATCTGGTAGCCAGGATGAAGCAGCAGAGCTTATCCCCTGTCTGCACCGTTGCCAAGAGTAGCATTTCTATGGAAACGCCGTCCTCTCGCTTCTCTTCCATGACAACATCGAGCTCCCTCTCATCCAACAGCAGCTATGAGCGGGCAACAAGGGAGAGCAGCAACACCAGAATTCTGGTGGCCACGCCAATTGAAATCTGCGTTTAG